The genomic stretch CGCGGAAGGTCATGAGCTTTTTGCTCTGCTTTTTGGCGAATATAAGTTTTTATATGGCACAGAGCTCCTTTTGCCGGCCTTTACCATGATCTTTTTCTTTACCAAAAAGGGAAATAGCTCCCGTAAATCTCTCATCCTCGGCTGTATCCTGCTCTTTATCGGGGTTTTCGCCCATCGGATGATGCTGATGTTTCCTTCCTTCAACGCCATTCCCTTGACCTTAAACATCAACGGGACAGGAATTGAGGCCTGGGCTTATCCCGTAGCAACCGGTGCTTATCAAGAAGGGGTATCTTCCTTTGTCAGCTCGTGGCCCTATTTCCCCACTCTTTTGGAGATGGCTTTAGGGTTACTCCCCTTTGGGGTGGTTATATTCGTTATCTCGCTTGCCTTTAGGTTGTACTTCTTTTTGCCCAACTCTTCGAAGAAATAAGCTGGCCTCTGGCGGAAGCAAGGTCATAAGAGAAGACCGTGGTAACCTGCAACTGTGCGGATTACTGCGGTCTTTTTACATAATTAATAGCTCAGTATATCATTTCTGCATCACAGGTACTGCGATGGACAAGCCCAAATTCCCAAGCGCTTGGGAATTTGGGTTGTCTAAGCTTTCCTGGAGGTAATCACCATCCTTTGAGAGTGCTTGTGCACTAATATTTAAGCATTTTAGCTGTCATTTTGCTGGAACCCGCAATAAGATAACATACAAAAACATTGAGGGGGAAGGCGAGATGACAAAGATAGAGAAAAGGTTCGACAGCCTCGTGTGTGAAGTTTGTGGGGGTAATGAAACAGTTCAAGTGGTGACGGCGATTAAACCAGACTGGTCTGAGTCTTTGTATGTTCAAGAGGTTTACTGGTGTGTCTGTCGTGAATGCTCGGATAAAGGAACCTTTCTCCATGAGTGATTTTGGGTAAGTAGAACGGTGGTAGAGGTTCTAAGAAATACGTTTGAACTTTAGGTTTTACAAAAGCTGATGAGTGACTTATAATGTTAATGTAGAATGGGTAGAACAGTAGGATGCTTTGCATAGTAGGATTTTAATTGAGTAAGTTAGTAGGTCAGTAGGATGGTAGATAGGCCAAGATGGCTATGTTAGTCCTGCACTCCTATGGGGTGCTTTTTTATTTGTCAGAGGTTCCATCCAACTGAACAGCTCCCATCATCTACATAAAAAAGAGAAGGAGTGTTCAAATGTCTAATGTAAAATTTTATTCAGGTGAAAATATCCCCCTCGAAATGCACAAGGTTCGGATTGTGCAAAAATTAAATATCATGCCGATTGAGCGGCGCTTAGAGGCCTTGAAGGAGGCCGGGTTTAATAATTTCCTCCTGAAAAACCGGGATGTCTTCATGGATATGCTCACCGATAGTGGGGTCAATGCCATGAGCGACAAGCAAATGGCAGCCATGATGGAGGCAGATGACAGCTATGCTGGTTCTGAAACCTTTACGAAGTTAGAAACTAAAGTCGGTGAGATTTTTGGTAAAACGCTCTACCTGCCAGCCCATCAAGGGAGAGCTTGCGAAAATATTATCGCTCAAACCTTCGTTAATCCCGGTTCAACCGCTATTATGAATTATCACTTCACTACGACAAGATCCCATATCGTTAGAAATGGTGGGACGGTTGAAGAATTACTGAATGAAGAAGGTTATCAGGTCAATAGCGAATGTCTCTTCAAAGGTAATATGGATATTCCCAAGTTAAGAGCATTAATCTCAGAAAAGGGCGCAGAAAACATTTCCTTCGTTCGCTTTGAAGCAGGGACCAATCTTATTGGCGGGCAACCCTTCTCTCTGGCTAATCTGATGGAAGCCCGTAAGGTCTGTGATGAATTTGGGGTGATGCTCATATTAGATGCCAGCCTTTTAGCTGATAATCTTTATTTCATCAAGGTTCGTGAAGAGCAATGCCAAGATATGAGTATTCGCGAGATTACTCGAGCCATCGCCAATCAGGTGGATATCATTTATTTTTCCGCACGGAAGCTGGGATGTGCCCGGGGAGGCGGAATTTGCACGAACAATGAAGAGCATTTCGTTAAAATGCGTGAGCTGGTTCCCCTTTACGAAGGGTTTCTTACCTATGGTGGTATGTCGGTCCGCGAGATGGAGGCCATGGCTGTAGGTCTTGAAGAGACGATGGATGAAGACATGATTAACCAAGGCCCTCAGTTTATTGCCTATATGACGGAAGAGCTTCAGAAAAAAGGAGTTCCTGTAGTCACTCCAGCAGGAGGATTAGGATGTCATTTAAATGCAATGGAGTTTGTTAAGCATATTCCTCAGCAAGACTATCCGGCAGGTGCTCTAGCAGCAGCCCTTTATCTAGTGAGCGGTGTTCGCGGAATGGAAAGAGGGACGATGTCTGAGGAAAGGGACGACAATGGAGTGGAACCCTTTGCCGATATGGAGCTACTGCGCTTGGCGATGCCACGCCGAGTATTTACACTTTCCCAAGTCAAGTACGCTGTGGACCGGATTGCTTGGCTCTACGAAAACCGCAATCTCATTGGCGGTCTGAAATTCGTTGAAGAACCAAAGATTTTACGTTTCTTCCTAGGAAGATTGGATACGAATAGTGATTGGCCCACAGCCCTTGTCCAGAAGTTTAGAAGTGATTTCGGAGATAGCCTATAAAGAGTGCTCAAGAGGAACCTATAAAGAGAGCCTGAGAGAAATAGAATAGAGGTGTAGCGGCAATGACTAATGGAAACACGAAGAAAAAATCACCATCAGTTGATGAGTGGCTTAAAGAAGCAAAGGCTAGTCCGGCTGCTTTACAGGAAGGGATGTTCTTAGTTCATAATGGAGTGGTGCGCCAAACACCCAAAGCTAAGGTGCGCCAAGGACTTGATGATGGTTCGGTGGTCAAGGGCATGGAATTTGCTTATGATGAGGCAAAGGTTGAGGCGGCGATTGCCGAGACCAAAACCATGGCGGGGATTTTCCATGTTAGGGTATGGCTAAATGAAGGTCAGCTTGAGCTGGGTGACGACATCATGTATGTGCTGATCGGTGGCGATATCCGACCCCATGTAGTGGATGCCCTACAATTCTTGGTTGAAAAGATTAAAACCCAATGTGTGACTGAGATCGAACAAAAATAGGGATTCACGACCCCCCAGGCAATGCCGGGGGGGTTGCTATTTTTTGGACGTTAAACTCCACCCCTAAAGGGCGCTATACCCTATCTTTTAGACCACATTTCTGCTAGACTATATTGAGCATTAGTACAAAGTATCGGTTTCATGATTGAGGAGGATTATCGATTGAGCAATCAACGGGTTCACCACTCAAATAAATGGGTCGTCTTAGCTATTTCCTTTGCTATGATGATGTGCTTCGCCCTGTCTTTGCAAGCTCTGCCACCCCTATTTGAGCAGATCATGAAGGATGTACCGTTTTCTAATTCTCAAGCTGGGATTTTAATGGGATCTTATGCTATTCCCGGGATTTTCCTCCCTTTTGTCGTGGCATATTTAGCCAACCGCGTTGACATTAAAAAGTTAATCATCGGTGCTTTAATTATTATGATGATAGGCTTGGTGGCCTTTTCCTTTGCGGGTTCCTTTTCACTCTTAGTAGTGTTTAGATTAGTGGCGGGGATAGGGGCTACGGTGTTAGTAGTACTTTCTCCCCTTTTAATCACCATGTATTTTGATCAAAAGAATATCGGGATTGCGATGGGTATCTTTAACATAGCTGTGCCCCTAGGGACTGTCTTAGCGGCCAATTTTTTTGGCTCCTTGGGACGACTCCTGGGTTGGAGAGTAATATTGGTGGGTGTTGCGGGCTTTTTGGGGGTAGTTTTACTTTTAGTCATCTTCGCGCTCTTCTTGCAAAAAGGGGAGGCTTCTACCCATTCCCCTGACTTAGATAAAAAGTCAGCCCCAAGGTTCAGAGGTAGTTTGAGCCTTTGGCTGCTTACTGCTATTTGGGCTTTAGCTAATTTCCAGCTTATAGCTTATGTCACTTTTGGTCCCCAATTTTATCAGTCGCTCGGTGTATCTGTGCAACGGGCAGGATTCTTGACAAGTCTGGTCATGCTTGCATCGCTTTTCCTGGCGCCGCTCATTGGGGTAGCTTTTGATAAGACCGGTCGTAAAAAGCCCTATTTGATCATCGGAATTGCACTTATCTTAATTTCTTTCGTGGCCTTAGCTACGCATTTTCCGGGTCTACCCCTATGGGCGTTTGCTTTGGGGATAGGCTTTACTCCGATAGCTGTTTTTGCCTTTGCGCATATTCCTGAGACAGTTAGACCTCACGAGGTGGGAATGGGCATGGGGATGCTGACCGTTGCCTCGAATTTGGGCACAACAGTTGGGCCGTCTGCGTTTGGTTCAATTCTTGATCAAACACAGGGTAATTTTACCGTTACATTTATGTTTTTGGCAGCGATATCTCTGATACTTATCGCTTTTTCTTTGGGGTTAAAATCGGGGAATTCGCGTAGCGAAAGTAGGTAAACTATCTTACAAGGAGGTAATGTATCATGGATTTTTGTTGGATAACTCTGCATGTTCGTAATTTAGAGGAATCGATCAAGTTCTATCATGAGCTTTTAGGCCTGAAAATCGCCCAACGTTTCAAAGCAGGGGAAGATACGGAGATTGCTTTTCTTGGTGAAATGGATAAGCCTAAAATTGAATTGCTGCATAATAAAAAGGATGACGTCGTAGCTCAAGCTGCGGGACTTTCAATCGGCTTTCAAGTAGACTCGCTGGATAAAGCGATGGAGTATCTTAAGGAAAAGAATATCCCCATTAAAAGTGGACCGATTTCACCTTCACCAAAGACTCGATTTATCTTTATTGAAGATCCAAATGGTATCGTGGTTCAAATCGTGGAGCAAAAGTAAGAGCAATTGACGGGATTTTTCTTCAAGAAATGAGATGATTCGTGCATTACCATGGATCATCTTGTTTTTACTTGAAAAATAAGCCCGGTTGACCTAGTATTGTATATATTAAAAAGGTAAGGGAGAACTAATAGATGAGTAAAATCACCCTCTCAAGGAAACGAACTACTCCTAAAGAGGGTTTTTCGGCGCTTTGGAAGACAGAGGAATATTGGGCGGTATGGCTAGGTATAGTAGTTGTACTATTTGCAATCATGCTTTTTTACCAAGGAAATACTCTATTATCTTGGCTCGTTCTCAAAGTGCCGCACTATGATGATTTCAAAATAGCTAATCAGTATATGACGGAACATATTGGCGCATTGCTGGTGCTCTATTTGTTTTTCCTTTGTTTGTTTGGGCTGCCGATAAGAGCTCTTAAGCAAAAAATGTGGCCTTTTGCCTTAGGATTTACGGTTCTTTTTATCCTAAGTGTGGGAATCACTGTCTTAGGTTCCTGGGAGGTTATGAGGAAATATAATATTGAAACGCCTGTACTAGCTTTGATTATTGGACTTATTCTCGGTAATATTATGAGGGTTCCTCATTGGATGAATAACGCTCTTAAGACTGATTTCTATGTCAAAGTGGGTATTGTTTTGATGGGGGCTTCCCTGCCAATCAACCTAATTCTCCAAGCGGGTTTTACGGCGTTTGCCCAAGCCACAATTATTGCCGTAGCGACCTTCATGACCATTTATTGGACAGGGACAAGGTTTTTCGGGTTAGATAATCGTTTTGCAGCAACATTAGCGGCGGGGGGCTCCATCTGTGGGGTCTCGGCTTCTATCGCTATTGGTGGAGCGGTTAAAGCTGAAAAAAAACAAGTATCCATAGCGATTTCGCTGGTGGTCATGTGGTCTATCGTCATGATCTTTGTTTTACCGTTAGCGATTAACTTTTTGGAGATTCCACCAGGTCCGGCTGGAGCATGGATTGGTACAGCCGAATTGGCGGATGCCCCTGGAATGGCTGCGGCCGCAGCCATCAATGAGCAAGCGATAAAAACCTTCACCTTGATGAAAGTCGTTGGCCGCGATATGTTTATTGGATTTTGGTGCTTTATCATGGCCTTGTTCTCGGTAACGACTTGGGAGAGACGATATGAAGGTTCAAAGCCTGATGCCGCCGAAATTTGGATTCGTTTTCCTAAGTTTGTCCTTGGCTTCATAATTGCATCTATAATTATTACAGTGTTAACTTCCTTCGCAAATTCCTTAAGGATTAAAGATATATCGACCTATATTATCAGCCCCATAGTGGAATTAAGAAATTGGACGTTTATCTTTACATTTCTTTCGATTGGATTAACTAGCCGTTTTCGTGACCTTACATCCATAGGCTGGAAACCGTTTGCAGCATTTACTACGGGGATTCTAATCAATGTACCATTAGGATATCTTTTATCCGTTGTCGTTATGGGTAACTATTGGATGACGGTAAGATAAAGGAAACCGGTGAGTCATCGGGAAAACATGAGGAAAGGGGAATGCGCTATGCATCCAGATAATGTGACATGTGTTCAAAGAGCTCGATTTATCTTTCGTTTTTTTGAGAAGAAAGATTGGCAACCAGGGGAAAGACCGCCCCTTAATGATATTGTTAAAGTAAAAGATGTTTCATCTGAAGCGGTTCGTAACTTTAATAAATTTTTGAATTGGCGACTAGAGCGTATCGCCCAGATGATGGACTTACTTAAAAATGCTCATGATGACTGGGCAATCACTGGCTGGAAGGACCATATCTTAATGGAGACCGAATCCTTTGAGTTTAATAAGGCTTGCAAGATTTTAGAGGAGAATGGTTTTGGAGATGATGAGTTTTTCTTAGATGTGGAATATACCCGTCTTTGGGGCGTTCTTTAAGCTTATATCCTAGAACTTGATAAGAAATCTCTCAGGGAATTAGATTTAACCTGGGAGATTTTTTTGTCTAATTAATTGACATTTTGTCATGACATTTTGGCTATTTTGTCATTTTGTCAAAAAGAATGGTGTTGGGTAGCTAAAACTTGAACAAGCATTTAAAGCATAAAAATAATCTATCAACCGCATTTGAAATTGTTTTTTTCATTTTCTGAGACTTGGCATGGTAATTGCATTCAATAGGACAGTGAGTACTTATAGTGAAGCTATAGTGGTGCTAGATTTCATATTCACATAGGAGGTGGTATTGACAATTAAAAAATAGGGTTCGTTCTGTAGTATTATATTTGGTTTAAAAGTTTTAATAGGTAATGGAGGTTTAGTAGTTATGGCTGTAGAAAAAGAAAAAAAGGTCACATCACCTTCTGGAGGATTATCAGCTCTCTGGAAAAAGGAAGATTATTGGGCTGTTTGGCTTGGACTGGGTATGGTACTTATCACAATCCTTTTATGGGCATCGGGAAGTTCATTCATGAAGGCGATAGCAATTAAAGTGCCTACTTGGAGTGAATTCGGTACTGCAACAGAGTATCTGGGTAATAATGTCCCTGGAATTATTGGTTTATTCTTAGGCTTTTTGCTCCTTTTTTCCATCGCGATCAAGATCTTAGGGCATAATGTTTCTAAGTTTGTAGTTGGTTTCGCGGCTCTTTTCATCTTTAGTCTTTTTGTAACAGTAATGGGCTCTTGGACTGTCGCTAAAAGTTTTAACTTGGAAGCTCCGTTGCTCGCACTTGCATTTGGACTTATCATTGGAAACTTTGTGAAGATCCCTGCTTGGCTTGATGCCTCGCTAAAAACAGAGTTTTTTGTAAAAACCGGTATCGTTCTAATGGGTGCAACCCTCCCCTTTACCCTTATTATGAAGGCTGGTCCTGTAGCATTTTTACAAGCTACTATAATTTCAATAACCACCTTCGCAACAATTTATTTCGCAGGAACAAGATTATTCGGACTTGACCGCCGTTTTGCATCAACTTTAGCAGCAGGTGGTTCCATCTGTGGTGTATCTGCCTCAATCGCTATCGGTGGTGCAGTTAAAGCAGATAAAAACTATGTGTCTGTAGCAATCTCACTGGTTGTGGTATGGGCTGTCGTTATGATCTTTAGCTTACCCATCCTCATTAAAGTATTCGGTATCGATGCTGGCCCTGCTGGGGCATGGATCGGAACTTCGGAGTTCGCCGATGCAGCCGGAATGGCCGCTGCAGCAGCTATTGGTGAGCAATCTATTAAGACCTTTACCTTAGTGAAAGTTGTTGGCCGTGATATGTTCGTTGGAATTTGGGCCTTTCTTATGGCCATTATCTCTGTTACCCAATGGGAAAAGAGAGTTGATGGAAGTAAGCCAAACGCTGGTGAAATCTGGGGACGTTTCCCTAAATTCGTTCTCGGTTTCTTCGTGGCCTCAATTATTGTAACCATCTTAGTTGCCTCCAATGGTGACGCTGCGCAAGCAGACATTGACTCAGTTGTCATTAAACCCCTAAAAGAGTTAAGAAACTGGGCCTTTATCTTTACCTTCTTGTCCATTGGCTTTACGACGCGTTTCAAAGATCTAACCTCAGTGGGTTGGAAGCCTTTTGCAGCATTTACCACAGGTGTATTAGTGAATGTTCCCCTTGGCTTCCTCTTATCAGTAATCGTTATGGGAAATTATTGGGCGAACGTTTAATTAAAAATGAAAAACTAACGAGAAAAGGATGTAGACTGTAAAAAGTCTACATCCCTTTTTATTTACATGATAAACTAGAATATAGGAATGAGGACAACCGATATAACCTTAAGGGGGCGTACCGGTGTGCACCAGCTAGACTTTGTGGTTAATCTTGGGGCTGAACGGATATGGGTAAGTAGAAAGTAGGTAAGTGCGTGAAAGCCAGCAATAATCCTTGGTGGATGCGAATAAGAGTTCATGTTCTTCTCTTTGGGGTCAGCATGTCGATACTTCCCGTTTTTTTCTTAGGGTATCTAAGCTTTACCTCTGTGAAGCAACACTTAGAAGAGAATATTTATGAACAAAATTATCAACAGATAACAATGCTAGCCAGTGAGATAGAAGAGCGCTATACAAATCTAGAGAATACCTTAGCACAGACAACAGAGGTCAACGCAAGGACCCTCTTAGGCCAAGACCAAAGTGTGCGTCGAATTGTCTTAGGTACCCTGATGCGAACGGAGCCCTTTATTGATGAAATAAAAGTGGCAAATCTAGATTTCACTACTATTGACCAGGTAGCACGCACAGAGACCGTACCAAAGAACTTTCCTTCGGGAGAAATCGAGCATCAACTCAAAGAAGAAGAATCGATCGGTTCGAGCCCCATATTTTTTTTCCAGGATGGCCGACCGGCTATGTATTTGACTTTGAAACTAAAAGATCCTCTAACGCATCTGCCCATAGGGTATCTGCAAGCTAAAATTGACCTGAAGAAAATCAATAGCAGGGTAGAAAGCACCCTGCTTGATCCTTTGGAGTATATTTATCTCATTGACGAATCGGGGAATCTAATCGGACATACTGACTTTAGCCTTGTAGTTCAGAAGGCTAAGGTAAATAATGCTTCTATTCAAGACTTTTTTGAGGGACAAAACGATTCTTTTGGAAGTCGGTATAAAAATATCCAAGGGATCTCTGTCATTGGGTCTTTTGTATCCTTAGACAACCTTGGATGGGCTATCTTTATTGAACAGCCTAGCAGCGAAGCCTTTAAGACTATTCATACCTTAGCCCTACAGCTTATAGTGATAGCCGTTTTAATTATGGTTATTGTCCTTATCTTAAGTATTGGATTTGGGCTAAAACTTGTAGATCCGATCGAAAACGTGGAAAGTCGAGTTAGAGAAATCATTTCCACGGGTAACTTAGATAATCATTTGCCTATTGAAAATTGGAATGAGATAGGACGATTGGTCCAATCGTTCAATCAACTACTGAATTACTTAGATCAGAAAAATCTAAATCTGAAAGAGGAAAAGGAACTTTTGACTACCGTTGTCGACGGAATCGGAGCGGGGATGATCCTTTTAAACTCTGAAAGAAAGATTATCTGGTGGAATCCAAAGTTTACGGAATGGTTTGGCAATGAAATTATCAATTTATCTTACGAGGAGGTTGTAACGAGGGCTTCAGAGGACGGGGCAATGTATGAGAATGGTCGTAATGTTACCCTATCCTCTCATGGTGTAACTCGCCACCTTCGCCAGATGGAGTATAAGTTGTCACCTGATAACCCAGAGAATGCAGCATACCTTCTGCTCATTGAAGATGTTACTCAAGAGGTGGAATTAGAGGCTAGAATGCTCAAAACGGATAAGATGGCTGCGATTGGTCTTCTTGCTTCGGGTGTTGCCCACGAAATCAATAACCCCTTAGCTATCGTAGCCGCTCATAGTGAAGATCTGCTTGATCGTCTTGAGGAAAAAGACCCTGAGCTTACCGAAGAGGAGATTACAGAAGGTTATCATGTTGTTTTAGAACAAATTGCCCACTGTAAAAAAATCACTTCTAATTTATTAGGCTTTGCTCGTAAAAATCCAACTGAAGAATTGGTGGATCTGAAATCAGCAACTTTAAAAACATTAGAACTCTTAGCCTATAGGGCAAGACAAAACAATGTCCGCCTTATAGATGAGCTTGAAGAAGATTTATTAGTATGGGGAAATGAAAATGAGTGGCAACAAGTCGTTCTTAATATTGTAACGAATTCTTTAGATGTATCAGATAGAGATAGTATCATAGAAGTCAGAGGATATAGGGAGATAGAAAAGAGCAACCTTAATACGATGGATGATTACGATAGTACGGATGGGGAGAAGGAAGTCATCAAGATTGAGATAAAGGATTATGGTCCTGGCATTTCAGCACGGGATCAAAAGAGTATTTTTGACCCCTTCTTTACCACGAAATCCGTAGGTAAAGGAACAGGATTGGGATTGTTTGTGTGTTATGAAATTATTCGAAAAATGCATGGTACAATAGAAGTTAAAAGTGTTGAAGGTGAAGGAACCCTTGTTACAATTACTTTATTCGTTCAAAAAGAGGTGGCTTAAATGAAACGCATACCGAAGGTATTGATTATAGATGATCAGGACGCTTTACGTGAGATAATCGCCAAAAGATTAAAACGCAATGGTTATGAAGTAATACAAACAGGGACGGCTGCAGAAGGGCTAGCCTATATAAAGGACATCTTGTTTGATACGATTTTGTTAGACATCAAGTTACCGGATGGAGATGGACTGAAGCTTCTGCCCCAGATTAAAGAGCTCCAACCCGACCTTCAGGTTGTGATGCTTACTGGGCATGGGACCATCGAGTCAGCGATAGATGCCATGAAGCTTGGCGCCTATGATTACCTCACAAAACCTTGCAATTTATCAGAACTGGAATTGACACTGCAAAAGGCCTTGGAAAAAAGGGAATTGCTCCTTGAAAATACTGGCCTTAGGCAGGTTGTGCGTCGCCAGGCTTCCGGATTTACCCTTATTGCTAAAAGTCCTAAGATGCTAGAAGTCCTCGAACTCACTCGAAAGGTAGCCCAGACGGATGCGTCAATCCTCATTCAAGGGGAGAGCGGTGTAGGCAAGGACTTAGTGGCCCAAGCGATTCATGCCTGGAGTGCACGATCAAATCGCCCCTACATCCCCCTTAATGCAGGCGCTATTCCAGAGCCCTTGATGGAAAGTGAACTTTTTGGGCACGAAAAAGGAGCCTTTACCGGAGCGGGAGCTCAGAAGATTGGCCTTGTAGAAATGGCAGACCAGGGCACCCTTTTTCTCGATGAAATTGGGGATATGCCTTTAAGCTTACAGGTAAAGCTTTTACGATTTTTAGAATCGGGTGAGTTTCGTCGTGTAGGGGATACTAGGCTCAGACGCGTTAACATTAGGGTCATTGCCGCCACTAATCGCAACCTTCACGAGGAGATAAAGGAGGAGCGTTTTCGGCAGGATTTTTATTATCGCTTAAATGGTGTGACCCTGGGAGTTCCGTCCTTGCGTGAACGGAGTGAGGATATCCTGCCCCTTGCTGAATATTTTCTAGAAAAAGCCAATAAAGAAGAATTATCTACAAAACCCTCAGTGCTAGCTCCAGAAACAAAGAAAAGCTTGTTAGCTTATGACTACCCAGGAAATGTACGAGAGCTTTCCCATCTTATAAAAAGAGGACAAATACTTGCCAGCGATGGGGTCATTAATCCCTCAGATATTTGGCCCGAAAAAGTCGAAGTCAACTTAAAGCCCTCGAAAGCGCTTGATCCTATCAATGAACTTAACTCTATTGCCCAGAGTGACAATCTCCTCAAGCTAGAAGAAGTAGAGAGACTTTATATTCTTGCTACGCTAGAAAAGCTTAACGGCAATAAACCACTAGCTGCCAATCTTTTGGGAATTAGTCTTAGAAACCTGTACCGTAAGCTTCAGAGTTATGATAAAGATTAGGGAAGAATAAGCTCATTTTTCGTTTGCCTGAATTTGTTTGTTCTAAATACAAACAATAGATAGGTAAATATTTAGGGCCCATCATTTTTAAAAGGAGATAACTATGATAAATGAGCGAGAAATAGTAAAAGCCGGATGGAATTTCGACAATACCTACCCTGATCTTCCTGATTCTCTTTATACGAAGCTCGGCCCAGTCCCCGTCAATTCGCCGAAGTTAGTTATTCTCAATGAAAGCTTGGCAGAGAGCTTGGGGCTTGATGCTCAGTTGTTAAAAAGCGATGAAGGTGTAATGGTGTTTGCCGGGAACATGCTTCCTGAAGGTGCTGAACCTCTGGCCCAAGCCTATGCCGGGCATCAATTCGGTCGTTTTACCATGTTAGGTGATGGCAGGGCCTTATTGCTGGGCGAACAGGTGACACCCGAGGGTGAGCGCTACGATA from Desulfitobacterium dichloroeliminans LMG P-21439 encodes the following:
- a CDS encoding VOC family protein; its protein translation is MDFCWITLHVRNLEESIKFYHELLGLKIAQRFKAGEDTEIAFLGEMDKPKIELLHNKKDDVVAQAAGLSIGFQVDSLDKAMEYLKEKNIPIKSGPISPSPKTRFIFIEDPNGIVVQIVEQK
- a CDS encoding YeiH family protein, whose amino-acid sequence is MAVEKEKKVTSPSGGLSALWKKEDYWAVWLGLGMVLITILLWASGSSFMKAIAIKVPTWSEFGTATEYLGNNVPGIIGLFLGFLLLFSIAIKILGHNVSKFVVGFAALFIFSLFVTVMGSWTVAKSFNLEAPLLALAFGLIIGNFVKIPAWLDASLKTEFFVKTGIVLMGATLPFTLIMKAGPVAFLQATIISITTFATIYFAGTRLFGLDRRFASTLAAGGSICGVSASIAIGGAVKADKNYVSVAISLVVVWAVVMIFSLPILIKVFGIDAGPAGAWIGTSEFADAAGMAAAAAIGEQSIKTFTLVKVVGRDMFVGIWAFLMAIISVTQWEKRVDGSKPNAGEIWGRFPKFVLGFFVASIIVTILVASNGDAAQADIDSVVIKPLKELRNWAFIFTFLSIGFTTRFKDLTSVGWKPFAAFTTGVLVNVPLGFLLSVIVMGNYWANV
- a CDS encoding CynX/NimT family MFS transporter, with the translated sequence MMMCFALSLQALPPLFEQIMKDVPFSNSQAGILMGSYAIPGIFLPFVVAYLANRVDIKKLIIGALIIMMIGLVAFSFAGSFSLLVVFRLVAGIGATVLVVLSPLLITMYFDQKNIGIAMGIFNIAVPLGTVLAANFFGSLGRLLGWRVILVGVAGFLGVVLLLVIFALFLQKGEASTHSPDLDKKSAPRFRGSLSLWLLTAIWALANFQLIAYVTFGPQFYQSLGVSVQRAGFLTSLVMLASLFLAPLIGVAFDKTGRKKPYLIIGIALILISFVALATHFPGLPLWAFALGIGFTPIAVFAFAHIPETVRPHEVGMGMGMLTVASNLGTTVGPSAFGSILDQTQGNFTVTFMFLAAISLILIAFSLGLKSGNSRSESR
- a CDS encoding molybdenum cofactor biosynthesis protein MoaE, with protein sequence MTNGNTKKKSPSVDEWLKEAKASPAALQEGMFLVHNGVVRQTPKAKVRQGLDDGSVVKGMEFAYDEAKVEAAIAETKTMAGIFHVRVWLNEGQLELGDDIMYVLIGGDIRPHVVDALQFLVEKIKTQCVTEIEQK
- a CDS encoding tryptophanase, giving the protein MSNVKFYSGENIPLEMHKVRIVQKLNIMPIERRLEALKEAGFNNFLLKNRDVFMDMLTDSGVNAMSDKQMAAMMEADDSYAGSETFTKLETKVGEIFGKTLYLPAHQGRACENIIAQTFVNPGSTAIMNYHFTTTRSHIVRNGGTVEELLNEEGYQVNSECLFKGNMDIPKLRALISEKGAENISFVRFEAGTNLIGGQPFSLANLMEARKVCDEFGVMLILDASLLADNLYFIKVREEQCQDMSIREITRAIANQVDIIYFSARKLGCARGGGICTNNEEHFVKMRELVPLYEGFLTYGGMSVREMEAMAVGLEETMDEDMINQGPQFIAYMTEELQKKGVPVVTPAGGLGCHLNAMEFVKHIPQQDYPAGALAAALYLVSGVRGMERGTMSEERDDNGVEPFADMELLRLAMPRRVFTLSQVKYAVDRIAWLYENRNLIGGLKFVEEPKILRFFLGRLDTNSDWPTALVQKFRSDFGDSL
- a CDS encoding YeiH family protein, whose product is MSKITLSRKRTTPKEGFSALWKTEEYWAVWLGIVVVLFAIMLFYQGNTLLSWLVLKVPHYDDFKIANQYMTEHIGALLVLYLFFLCLFGLPIRALKQKMWPFALGFTVLFILSVGITVLGSWEVMRKYNIETPVLALIIGLILGNIMRVPHWMNNALKTDFYVKVGIVLMGASLPINLILQAGFTAFAQATIIAVATFMTIYWTGTRFFGLDNRFAATLAAGGSICGVSASIAIGGAVKAEKKQVSIAISLVVMWSIVMIFVLPLAINFLEIPPGPAGAWIGTAELADAPGMAAAAAINEQAIKTFTLMKVVGRDMFIGFWCFIMALFSVTTWERRYEGSKPDAAEIWIRFPKFVLGFIIASIIITVLTSFANSLRIKDISTYIISPIVELRNWTFIFTFLSIGLTSRFRDLTSIGWKPFAAFTTGILINVPLGYLLSVVVMGNYWMTVR
- a CDS encoding PAS domain-containing sensor histidine kinase, translating into MKASNNPWWMRIRVHVLLFGVSMSILPVFFLGYLSFTSVKQHLEENIYEQNYQQITMLASEIEERYTNLENTLAQTTEVNARTLLGQDQSVRRIVLGTLMRTEPFIDEIKVANLDFTTIDQVARTETVPKNFPSGEIEHQLKEEESIGSSPIFFFQDGRPAMYLTLKLKDPLTHLPIGYLQAKIDLKKINSRVESTLLDPLEYIYLIDESGNLIGHTDFSLVVQKAKVNNASIQDFFEGQNDSFGSRYKNIQGISVIGSFVSLDNLGWAIFIEQPSSEAFKTIHTLALQLIVIAVLIMVIVLILSIGFGLKLVDPIENVESRVREIISTGNLDNHLPIENWNEIGRLVQSFNQLLNYLDQKNLNLKEEKELLTTVVDGIGAGMILLNSERKIIWWNPKFTEWFGNEIINLSYEEVVTRASEDGAMYENGRNVTLSSHGVTRHLRQMEYKLSPDNPENAAYLLLIEDVTQEVELEARMLKTDKMAAIGLLASGVAHEINNPLAIVAAHSEDLLDRLEEKDPELTEEEITEGYHVVLEQIAHCKKITSNLLGFARKNPTEELVDLKSATLKTLELLAYRARQNNVRLIDELEEDLLVWGNENEWQQVVLNIVTNSLDVSDRDSIIEVRGYREIEKSNLNTMDDYDSTDGEKEVIKIEIKDYGPGISARDQKSIFDPFFTTKSVGKGTGLGLFVCYEIIRKMHGTIEVKSVEGEGTLVTITLFVQKEVA